The proteins below come from a single Trachemys scripta elegans isolate TJP31775 chromosome 16, CAS_Tse_1.0, whole genome shotgun sequence genomic window:
- the LOC117889272 gene encoding E3 ubiquitin-protein ligase TRIM39-like isoform X1, with translation MASGNNLMEKLQDEVSCSICLEYLRDPVTIDCGHNFCCVCITDYCERWEGSTTGVFFCPQCRAGFLQTTFRPNKQLANIVEGIEQLALQPDKEPKEKLCEKHGKKLRLFCEDDGEAICLVCDKSRVHRSHTVIPIEEAAQDYKMKLQEALDFLRQVTGEVAKLQAQEGKKTAQWKDKVRAQREVIVAAFAKRRQALEEEELLLVSRLEEEEEETLQKLQKNAAFLVEQSSSLAQLITEIEQKCQQPAADLLKDVKSTLIRSHSVKLQKPEVIHTELQDSYEVPRVRETLQKYRVDVTLDPNTANAYLLLSQDRRSVRVGDKRQDVPSNPERFDTCTCVLGWQRFTTGRHYWEVEVGDKTCWTLGVCEERVSRQGIFTPSPATGFWTVWLRNGDEYAALTSPLTELTLKVKPWQIGILLDYEAGEVSFYNVTGSSHIYTFSDTFSEPLRPYFYPGVRAGGLNDAPLTLQPGTQQP, from the exons ATGGCCTCAGGGAATAACCTGATGGAGAAGCTCCAAGATGAAGTGTCCTGCTCCATCTGCCTGGAGTATCTGAGGGACCCTGTGACCATCGACTGCGGGCACAACTTCTGCTGCGTGTGCATCACCGACTATTGTGAGAGGTGGGAGGGCTCCACAACCGGGGTGTTCTTCTGCCCTCAGTGCAGAGCAGGGTTCCTGCAGACCACGTTCAGGCCCAACAAGCAGCTGGCGAACATTGTGGAGGGCATCGAGCAGCTGGCACTGCAGCCAGACAAGGAGCCCAAGGAGAAGCTGTGCGAGAAGCACGGCAAGAAGCTGCGTCTCTTCTGCGAGGATGATGGGGAGGCCATTTGCCTGGTGTGCGATAAGTCCCGGGTGCACCGCTCCCACACTGTGATCCCCATCGAGGAGGCTGCCCAGGACTACAAG ATGAAACTGCAGGAAGCGCTGGATTTTTTGAGACAAGTGACGGGGGAGGTTGCAAAGCTCCAGGCACAAGAGGGGAAGAAAACCGCCCAGTGGAAG GACAAGGTGAGGGCGCAGAGAGAGGTCATTGTAGCCGCGTTTGCCAAGCGCCGTCAGGCTCTAGAAGAGGAAGAGCTGCTCCTCGTgtccaggctggaggaggaggaggaggagaccctGCAGAAGCTTCAGAAGAACGCAGCGTTCCTGGTAGagcagagctccagcctggcccagctGATAACGGAGATCGAGCAgaagtgccagcagccagccgctgaCCTGCTCAAG GACGTGAAAAGCACCTTGATCAG GAGCCACAGTGTGAAGCTTCAGAAGCCAGAGGTCATTCACACGGAGCTACAGGATTCCTATGAGGTCCCCAGGGTGAGGGAAACACTGCAGAAATACAGAG TGGACGTGACTCTGGATCCCAACACAGCCAATGCCTACCTGCTCCTGTCCCAGGATCGGCGGAGCGTGAGGGTGGGCGACAAGAGGCAGGACGTCCCCAGTAACCCCGAGCGGTTTGACACGTGCACCTGCGTCCTGGGCTGGCAGCGGTTCACAACCGGGAGGCactactgggaggtggaggtgggggacaaGACGTGCTGGACACTGGGGGTCTGTGAGGAGCGTGTGAGCAGGCAGGGAATATTCACGCCCTCACCAGCGACCGGCTTCTGGACAGTGTGGCTGCGCAATGGGGATGAGTATGCAGCGCTCACCTCCCCCCTGACCGAGCTCACGCTGAAAGTGAAGCCCTGGCAGATTGGCATCCTCCTGGACTATGAGGCCGGAGAGGTGTCCTTCTACAACGTGACTGGTAGCTCTCACATCTACACCTTCAGTGACACCTTCTCAGAGCCCCTGCGGCCATACTTCTACCCGGGGGTGCGGGCAGGCGGCCTGAATGATGCACCGCTGACCCTCCAACCGGGCACACAGCAGCCATGA
- the LOC117889272 gene encoding E3 ubiquitin-protein ligase TRIM39-like isoform X2 produces MASGNNLMEKLQDEVSCSICLEYLRDPVTIDCGHNFCCVCITDYCERWEGSTTGVFFCPQCRAGFLQTTFRPNKQLANIVEGIEQLALQPDKEPKEKLCEKHGKKLRLFCEDDGEAICLVCDKSRVHRSHTVIPIEEAAQDYKDKVRAQREVIVAAFAKRRQALEEEELLLVSRLEEEEEETLQKLQKNAAFLVEQSSSLAQLITEIEQKCQQPAADLLKDVKSTLIRSHSVKLQKPEVIHTELQDSYEVPRVRETLQKYRVDVTLDPNTANAYLLLSQDRRSVRVGDKRQDVPSNPERFDTCTCVLGWQRFTTGRHYWEVEVGDKTCWTLGVCEERVSRQGIFTPSPATGFWTVWLRNGDEYAALTSPLTELTLKVKPWQIGILLDYEAGEVSFYNVTGSSHIYTFSDTFSEPLRPYFYPGVRAGGLNDAPLTLQPGTQQP; encoded by the exons ATGGCCTCAGGGAATAACCTGATGGAGAAGCTCCAAGATGAAGTGTCCTGCTCCATCTGCCTGGAGTATCTGAGGGACCCTGTGACCATCGACTGCGGGCACAACTTCTGCTGCGTGTGCATCACCGACTATTGTGAGAGGTGGGAGGGCTCCACAACCGGGGTGTTCTTCTGCCCTCAGTGCAGAGCAGGGTTCCTGCAGACCACGTTCAGGCCCAACAAGCAGCTGGCGAACATTGTGGAGGGCATCGAGCAGCTGGCACTGCAGCCAGACAAGGAGCCCAAGGAGAAGCTGTGCGAGAAGCACGGCAAGAAGCTGCGTCTCTTCTGCGAGGATGATGGGGAGGCCATTTGCCTGGTGTGCGATAAGTCCCGGGTGCACCGCTCCCACACTGTGATCCCCATCGAGGAGGCTGCCCAGGACTACAAG GACAAGGTGAGGGCGCAGAGAGAGGTCATTGTAGCCGCGTTTGCCAAGCGCCGTCAGGCTCTAGAAGAGGAAGAGCTGCTCCTCGTgtccaggctggaggaggaggaggaggagaccctGCAGAAGCTTCAGAAGAACGCAGCGTTCCTGGTAGagcagagctccagcctggcccagctGATAACGGAGATCGAGCAgaagtgccagcagccagccgctgaCCTGCTCAAG GACGTGAAAAGCACCTTGATCAG GAGCCACAGTGTGAAGCTTCAGAAGCCAGAGGTCATTCACACGGAGCTACAGGATTCCTATGAGGTCCCCAGGGTGAGGGAAACACTGCAGAAATACAGAG TGGACGTGACTCTGGATCCCAACACAGCCAATGCCTACCTGCTCCTGTCCCAGGATCGGCGGAGCGTGAGGGTGGGCGACAAGAGGCAGGACGTCCCCAGTAACCCCGAGCGGTTTGACACGTGCACCTGCGTCCTGGGCTGGCAGCGGTTCACAACCGGGAGGCactactgggaggtggaggtgggggacaaGACGTGCTGGACACTGGGGGTCTGTGAGGAGCGTGTGAGCAGGCAGGGAATATTCACGCCCTCACCAGCGACCGGCTTCTGGACAGTGTGGCTGCGCAATGGGGATGAGTATGCAGCGCTCACCTCCCCCCTGACCGAGCTCACGCTGAAAGTGAAGCCCTGGCAGATTGGCATCCTCCTGGACTATGAGGCCGGAGAGGTGTCCTTCTACAACGTGACTGGTAGCTCTCACATCTACACCTTCAGTGACACCTTCTCAGAGCCCCTGCGGCCATACTTCTACCCGGGGGTGCGGGCAGGCGGCCTGAATGATGCACCGCTGACCCTCCAACCGGGCACACAGCAGCCATGA